One Methanococcus aeolicus Nankai-3 DNA segment encodes these proteins:
- a CDS encoding TatD family hydrolase has protein sequence MIDSHIHIDTRPYEDFEKLAINLDCAITMAHDPLKPYSMDIIRAHFDKILYNEVQKANKIGLKLFVCLGIHPRMIPADVNYNILKEYLKNKDIVGVGEIGLEKCTKEEIEVFENQLIMAKELNLPAVVHTPRTNKYETTKTILEVIEGLNLNNNENIIIEHCTKETIKMIYDTNLKMGLTVQPQKLTPLDVVDIVKQYGGERFLLNSDSSSAPSDILGAPKTVLKMKINNIDKEIIEMISYNNAKEVFKLNI, from the coding sequence ATAATAGATTCCCATATACATATTGATACAAGACCATATGAAGATTTTGAAAAGTTAGCTATAAATTTAGATTGTGCTATAACGATGGCACATGACCCATTAAAACCATATAGTATGGACATAATTAGGGCACATTTTGATAAAATACTATATAATGAAGTGCAAAAGGCAAATAAAATAGGATTAAAATTATTTGTTTGTTTAGGGATACATCCAAGAATGATACCTGCTGATGTGAATTATAATATATTGAAGGAATATTTAAAAAATAAAGATATTGTGGGAGTGGGAGAAATAGGATTAGAAAAATGCACAAAAGAAGAAATTGAGGTTTTTGAAAATCAACTAATTATGGCAAAGGAATTAAATCTTCCAGCTGTGGTTCATACTCCAAGAACCAATAAATATGAAACTACAAAAACTATTTTGGAAGTTATTGAGGGGTTAAATCTAAACAATAACGAAAATATAATAATAGAACATTGCACAAAAGAAACCATAAAAATGATATATGATACAAATTTAAAAATGGGATTAACAGTTCAACCCCAAAAATTAACTCCTTTGGATGTTGTAGATATTGTAAAACAATATGGGGGCGAAAGATTTTTATTAAATAGTGATAGCTCCTCAGCACCATCGGATATTCTAGGAGCTCCGAAAACAGTATTAAAAATGAAAATAAATAATATAGATAAAGAAATTATTGAAATGATTTCATATAATAATGCAAAAGAAGTATTTAAATTAAATATTTAA
- the fucA gene encoding L-fuculose phosphate aldolase has protein sequence MDNLKEFIKICHYLYDRKYVVGSGGNVSIKKDNLIYVTPTDSLLGFINEEDIAVVDMDGNIIKGAPTSELYMHLNIYKKRNGVNAIVHTHSLYSTALPMADKEIKLLTPESRIFLKKIGYVDYFEARSMELANEVSKKDEDVIVLKNHGIVCVGKNLMDAYLKTEVMEEISQLNYIIHSL, from the coding sequence ATGGATAATTTAAAAGAGTTTATAAAAATATGTCATTATTTGTATGATAGAAAATATGTTGTTGGAAGCGGGGGAAATGTAAGTATAAAAAAAGATAATTTGATATATGTTACTCCCACAGATTCTTTACTGGGATTTATAAATGAGGAGGATATAGCAGTTGTAGATATGGATGGAAATATTATTAAGGGAGCTCCCACATCAGAACTATATATGCATCTAAATATATATAAAAAAAGAAATGGCGTAAATGCCATAGTTCATACTCATTCTTTGTATTCTACGGCACTACCCATGGCAGATAAAGAAATAAAATTATTAACCCCTGAATCTAGAATATTCTTAAAGAAAATTGGATATGTAGATTATTTTGAAGCTAGAAGCATGGAATTAGCTAACGAAGTTTCTAAAAAAGACGAAGATGTTATTGTTTTAAAAAATCATGGAATTGTATGTGTTGGAAAAAATTTAATGGATGCATATTTAAAAACAGAAGTTATGGAGGAAATTTCCCAATTGAATTATATTATTCATTCTTTATAG
- a CDS encoding UPF0147 family protein produces MFKSKKVDTSDKLKNIAFMLDEILGDTTVPRNIRAAAQKAKDSILDENEEYIVRSAAAVQYLDDISDDPNMPLHTRTQIWSIVSELETIKNE; encoded by the coding sequence ATGTTTAAATCAAAAAAAGTTGATACCTCAGATAAATTAAAAAACATTGCATTTATGCTTGATGAAATACTTGGAGACACAACAGTCCCAAGAAACATAAGGGCAGCAGCACAGAAAGCAAAAGATTCAATATTGGATGAAAATGAAGAATATATTGTAAGAAGTGCAGCAGCAGTTCAATATTTGGACGATATAAGCGATGACCCAAATATGCCACTCCATACAAGAACCCAAATATGGTCAATTGTTAGTGAGTTAGAAACTATAAAGAATGAATAA
- a CDS encoding 30S ribosomal protein S6e, with product MAKFKFVVSDKDGKSYQFEAETTAVIGKTIGDEINGSIVGLDGYKLKITGGSDKCGFAMRHDIHGNMKMRVLLSKAPGYKPQDAGIRKRKTARGNLISSDIVQINTKVVEAGATPISEIVGQ from the coding sequence ATGGCAAAATTTAAATTTGTAGTATCTGATAAAGATGGAAAATCATACCAGTTTGAAGCAGAAACAACAGCAGTAATTGGTAAAACAATAGGCGATGAAATAAACGGGTCAATTGTAGGTTTAGATGGATATAAATTAAAAATAACAGGCGGTTCAGATAAATGTGGATTTGCTATGAGACATGACATACATGGAAACATGAAAATGAGAGTATTATTGAGCAAAGCGCCAGGATACAAACCACAAGATGCAGGAATTAGAAAAAGAAAAACCGCAAGAGGAAATTTAATATCCTCAGACATTGTTCAAATAAATACAAAAGTTGTAGAGGCAGGAGCTACACCCATTAGTGAAATAGTAGGACAATAA
- the cobY gene encoding adenosylcobinamide-phosphate guanylyltransferase encodes MDALIMAGGKGTRLNLNVEKPLLKILDKPMIDYIIGELLKSKINKIYIATSKHTPKTKKYLINKYNNNNKVIIVDTEGTDYIHDLNQCISYFSKPFMMLSCDIPSIKSKLINNIINYYNNINNKKEALCVVIEKNNYLGNPTLILNEYDKIPAGINILSPKQGCQTEEIYVVNEPLININTLKDKEIVENIFGGEYKKLNKK; translated from the coding sequence ATGGATGCATTAATAATGGCTGGGGGGAAAGGCACACGATTAAATTTAAATGTTGAAAAACCACTTTTAAAAATATTGGATAAGCCTATGATAGATTATATTATTGGGGAGCTCCTAAAATCAAAAATAAATAAAATATATATAGCCACATCTAAACACACCCCGAAAACTAAAAAATATTTAATTAATAAATATAACAATAATAATAAAGTAATTATTGTAGATACGGAAGGCACTGACTATATCCACGATTTAAATCAGTGCATTTCTTATTTTTCTAAACCATTTATGATGCTTTCCTGCGATATTCCGTCTATAAAATCGAAACTAATAAATAATATAATAAATTATTATAATAATATAAACAATAAAAAAGAAGCTTTATGCGTAGTTATTGAAAAAAATAACTATTTAGGCAATCCTACTTTAATTTTAAATGAATATGATAAGATTCCCGCTGGCATAAATATATTAAGCCCTAAACAGGGTTGTCAAACTGAGGAAATATATGTGGTAAATGAACCACTAATAAATATAAATACTTTGAAAGATAAAGAAATTGTTGAAAACATATTTGGTGGAGAATATAAAAAATTAAATAAAAAATAA
- a CDS encoding PRC-barrel domain-containing protein → MIAPTKPEAKVSFKKLYGKSVVGDMGSIIGNIIDVVFDENTGKLSHFDIEPSEQSPIPPSNDCYKLIPYRIVLAVRDVVVIDESKITNVKIVSKKPIQ, encoded by the coding sequence GTGATAGCCCCTACTAAACCAGAAGCTAAGGTATCTTTTAAAAAATTATATGGAAAATCCGTTGTAGGAGATATGGGTAGTATAATAGGAAATATAATTGATGTAGTGTTTGATGAGAATACTGGAAAATTATCTCATTTTGATATAGAGCCATCTGAACAAAGCCCTATCCCCCCATCAAATGACTGTTATAAATTAATACCATATAGGATAGTTTTAGCGGTTCGAGATGTTGTAGTTATAGATGAGTCAAAAATAACCAATGTTAAAATAGTAAGTAAAAAACCAATACAATAA
- the dapF gene encoding diaminopimelate epimerase, producing MGLNFTKMHGLGNDYIVINEFDGEKIKEDEKAEFSKKICKRGFSIGADGVIFVQPATDEKYDIRFRIFNSDGSEAEMCGNGIRCFSKFVYERVMQKNPLNVETMGGLRVSEMNIENNIVKSIKVFMGAPTFELKDIPMVVEGKSENDVFLDEEIELKNALLNSVKLSVVNVGNPHAVIFMKDNNLKAPFIRTHLNILGKEIEHHSVFPEKINVHFVEIVNPQEIKIITWERGAGYTTACGTGTTSSVIIANKLGKTGNKVLAHLDGGDLEIEIKEDGVYMEGDAVIVYDGELYQY from the coding sequence ATGGGTTTAAACTTTACAAAAATGCACGGACTTGGAAACGATTATATCGTAATAAATGAATTCGATGGAGAAAAAATAAAGGAAGACGAAAAGGCAGAATTTTCTAAAAAAATCTGTAAAAGGGGATTTTCAATAGGTGCCGATGGTGTAATATTTGTCCAACCTGCAACCGATGAAAAATATGATATAAGATTTAGAATTTTTAACAGCGACGGGTCAGAAGCTGAGATGTGCGGAAATGGAATAAGATGCTTCTCAAAATTTGTTTATGAAAGAGTAATGCAAAAAAATCCATTAAATGTTGAAACCATGGGCGGTCTTAGGGTTTCAGAAATGAATATAGAAAATAATATTGTAAAATCTATTAAAGTATTTATGGGAGCTCCCACATTTGAACTAAAAGACATACCTATGGTAGTAGAAGGAAAGTCAGAAAACGATGTATTTTTAGACGAAGAAATTGAATTAAAAAATGCACTATTAAATTCTGTAAAATTAAGTGTTGTGAATGTTGGAAATCCTCATGCGGTAATATTTATGAAGGACAATAATTTAAAGGCACCATTCATAAGAACCCACTTAAATATATTGGGTAAAGAAATAGAGCATCATAGTGTATTTCCAGAAAAAATAAATGTTCATTTTGTAGAGATAGTAAATCCACAGGAGATAAAAATAATTACTTGGGAAAGGGGGGCAGGTTATACCACAGCTTGTGGAACAGGGACAACTAGCTCTGTAATAATTGCCAACAAATTAGGAAAAACAGGAAATAAAGTTTTGGCACATTTAGACGGTGGAGATTTAGAAATTGAAATTAAAGAAGATGGAGTTTATATGGAAGGGGATGCCGTAATTGTTTATGACGGGGAATTATATCAATATTAA
- the asnB gene encoding asparagine synthase (glutamine-hydrolyzing) encodes MCSINGIILKDDEEEPSSCSNDYNYNDIQLPKQLIKGMKILKHRGPDSSGLMFDDEVIYFNDFNELKELNTSQKNNRLGIGHNRLAIVGEANQPIPNENENLWTICNGEIYNYNELKEDLSSHDIYSDTDTEIILHAYEEDIFDELDGDYAYCIYDKDENKIILGRDLFGVKPLYYIDNKKYFAFASEKKALINLLMDINNLSFEDAYNYNISNLKPNSCIVYDLNDNELTKWENIRKITTNYFNKYKNMDYDVCKEELEEALWSSVSKRVNGIDEIGIIYSGGVDSTLIAKMASEYGEVILYVVGIDEKSDDIIWAEKAANDMGLKLRKKIINPKDYENYLLKVAYAIDEIDLMKMAVGIPMFVASEMAKEDGIKVVLSGQGADELFGGYNRYKRIFDENGANGLKEALYNDVMDIYKVNLERDDHCTMANGVELRVPFLDKNVVELGLSIPIEYKLNEKERKIILRDIALKYIPEYIAYRPKKAAQYGSGSEKIIFKVAKNYGYSKKEINKFFDEILFKKLKGMYINK; translated from the coding sequence ATGTGTTCGATAAATGGAATTATATTAAAAGACGACGAGGAAGAGCCGAGTAGTTGTAGCAATGATTATAATTATAATGATATACAATTACCAAAACAATTAATAAAAGGAATGAAAATTTTGAAACATAGGGGTCCAGATAGTTCTGGCTTGATGTTTGATGATGAGGTAATTTATTTTAATGATTTTAATGAATTGAAAGAGTTAAACACAAGCCAAAAAAATAATAGGTTAGGTATTGGACACAATAGACTTGCAATAGTGGGAGAAGCTAACCAGCCAATACCTAATGAAAATGAAAATTTATGGACTATTTGCAACGGGGAAATATATAACTACAACGAATTAAAAGAAGATTTAAGTAGTCATGACATATATTCAGATACGGACACAGAGATAATATTACATGCCTATGAAGAGGACATATTTGATGAATTAGATGGGGATTATGCCTACTGCATATACGATAAGGACGAAAATAAAATAATACTTGGTAGGGATTTATTTGGAGTAAAGCCACTTTATTATATTGATAATAAAAAATATTTTGCATTTGCATCGGAAAAAAAGGCACTAATTAATTTATTGATGGACATAAATAATCTATCTTTTGAAGATGCATACAATTACAACATATCAAATTTAAAACCAAATAGTTGTATAGTTTATGATTTAAATGACAATGAGCTTACAAAATGGGAAAATATTAGAAAGATTACTACAAATTATTTCAATAAATATAAAAATATGGATTATGATGTCTGTAAAGAAGAACTTGAAGAGGCACTATGGAGCTCCGTGTCAAAACGAGTTAATGGAATTGATGAAATTGGAATAATTTATTCAGGGGGAGTAGATAGCACACTTATAGCAAAAATGGCATCAGAATACGGAGAAGTAATATTGTATGTAGTGGGAATTGATGAAAAAAGCGATGACATAATATGGGCTGAAAAAGCTGCAAATGATATGGGGCTAAAATTAAGAAAAAAAATAATAAACCCCAAAGATTATGAAAACTATCTTTTAAAAGTTGCCTATGCCATTGATGAAATTGATTTAATGAAAATGGCTGTTGGTATCCCTATGTTTGTAGCTTCGGAAATGGCAAAAGAGGACGGCATAAAAGTTGTATTATCTGGACAAGGTGCAGACGAATTATTTGGGGGATACAATAGATATAAAAGAATATTTGATGAAAACGGGGCAAATGGATTAAAAGAGGCATTATATAATGATGTAATGGATATATATAAAGTCAATTTGGAGAGAGATGACCACTGCACAATGGCAAATGGTGTGGAGCTCCGTGTTCCATTTTTAGATAAAAATGTTGTTGAGCTAGGATTATCAATTCCTATCGAATATAAATTAAATGAAAAAGAGAGAAAAATAATTTTAAGAGATATAGCTTTAAAATATATTCCCGAATATATCGCCTATCGTCCAAAAAAAGCTGCCCAATATGGTAGTGGAAGCGAAAAAATAATATTTAAAGTTGCTAAAAATTATGGATATTCTAAAAAAGAAATTAATAAATTCTTTGACGAAATATTATTTAAGAAATTAAAGGGGATGTATATTAATAAATAA
- a CDS encoding coenzyme F420-0:L-glutamate ligase codes for MENKIKEIKEIKKMEVIGLEIPIITEPLGLDYLVDLIAQYPLKDNDIIVIAETIISKLEGNIFNKKDIAPSEKAKKLAEQLDKCPEVMEIILNESSEIVKMGDKFIITETKHGFVCANSGVDESNSNDAIKPLPKNPDNSAKYLKNAIIEKTGKKIGIIINDSMGRPFRKGACGVAIGVSGIRALWDRKGEKDLFGRELHTTEVGIADELASTASVVMGQSNEGIPLVIIRGAPVPFTEGVGSDLVREKEEDVFRK; via the coding sequence ATGGAAAATAAAATAAAGGAAATAAAGGAAATAAAAAAAATGGAAGTAATAGGATTAGAAATTCCAATAATTACAGAGCCTTTGGGATTAGATTATTTGGTGGATTTAATAGCTCAATATCCATTAAAAGACAACGATATAATTGTAATAGCCGAAACAATAATATCAAAACTTGAAGGAAATATATTTAATAAAAAAGATATTGCCCCATCAGAAAAGGCAAAAAAACTTGCCGAACAGCTTGATAAATGTCCTGAAGTGATGGAAATTATATTAAATGAAAGTAGTGAAATTGTAAAAATGGGCGATAAATTTATAATCACAGAAACAAAACATGGATTTGTCTGTGCCAACAGTGGAGTAGATGAAAGTAATTCCAACGATGCCATAAAACCACTACCAAAAAATCCAGATAACAGTGCAAAATATCTTAAAAATGCCATCATAGAAAAAACAGGGAAAAAAATTGGAATAATTATAAATGATAGCATGGGGCGACCATTTAGAAAAGGAGCTTGTGGGGTAGCTATTGGAGTAAGTGGAATTCGTGCTTTATGGGATAGAAAGGGGGAGAAAGATTTATTTGGTAGGGAGCTCCATACAACAGAGGTTGGAATAGCCGATGAATTGGCATCAACGGCATCGGTTGTAATGGGTCAATCTAATGAAGGAATACCACTGGTAATTATAAGGGGAGCTCCTGTTCCATTTACTGAGGGAGTTGGTAGTGATTTAGTAAGGGAAAAAGAGGAAGATGTTTTTAGAAAATAA
- the lysA gene encoding diaminopimelate decarboxylase: MVFLGNEMITVENNKLKIDGFDVSELAEQHGTPLYVMSESQIVKNFTRYTEAFKEYSEKTGKEFIVSYAYKANSNLAVLKILTNLGCGADVVSGGELYTAKMVSVDSSKIVFNGNCKLEEEIIMGIETNIRAFNVDSISELELINEVAGKLGKVANVAFRINPNVNPKTHPKISTGLKSNKFGLDVEAGIALKAIKMAKEMKNVKIVGIHCHIGSQLTDISPFVEETKKVMDFVVSLKEQGIKIEDVNIGGGLGVPYDKNTEIPVQKDLANAVINTMLEYADKVELPNLIIEPGRSLVATAGVLLGKVHHIKETPSAKWIMIDAGMNDMMRPAIYEAYHEITPCTIRDEKEVVNIAGGLCESSDVFGKERELPKIEVKDTIAILDVGAYGISMANNYNARGISKMILTSEDGAYTIRERETYADLLSKDIIPPKYL; encoded by the coding sequence ATTGTGTTTTTAGGAAATGAAATGATTACAGTGGAAAATAATAAATTAAAAATAGATGGATTTGATGTATCAGAATTAGCTGAACAGCATGGCACACCATTATATGTAATGAGTGAAAGTCAAATAGTAAAAAACTTTACAAGATATACCGAGGCATTTAAAGAATATTCAGAAAAAACAGGAAAAGAATTTATAGTATCATATGCCTACAAAGCTAACTCTAATTTAGCAGTATTAAAAATATTAACAAATTTAGGTTGCGGTGCTGATGTTGTAAGTGGGGGGGAGCTCTACACAGCAAAAATGGTATCCGTTGATTCCTCAAAAATAGTATTTAATGGAAATTGTAAATTAGAGGAAGAAATAATAATGGGAATTGAAACAAATATAAGAGCTTTTAATGTAGATAGTATTAGCGAATTAGAATTAATAAACGAAGTGGCTGGAAAATTGGGAAAAGTTGCAAATGTGGCTTTCAGAATTAACCCAAATGTAAATCCAAAAACCCACCCAAAAATATCAACAGGATTAAAAAGTAATAAATTTGGTTTAGATGTTGAAGCAGGAATTGCCTTAAAAGCAATTAAAATGGCAAAAGAAATGAAAAATGTAAAAATTGTTGGTATCCACTGTCATATTGGCTCCCAATTAACAGATATTAGTCCATTTGTTGAAGAAACTAAAAAAGTTATGGACTTTGTAGTATCATTAAAAGAACAAGGTATAAAAATTGAAGATGTTAATATTGGTGGAGGATTAGGAGTTCCATACGATAAAAACACAGAAATACCTGTTCAAAAAGATTTGGCAAATGCCGTAATAAATACCATGTTGGAATATGCCGATAAAGTGGAGCTCCCCAACTTAATCATAGAGCCGGGAAGAAGTTTAGTAGCTACGGCTGGTGTGTTGTTGGGAAAAGTTCACCATATAAAAGAAACACCATCTGCAAAATGGATTATGATTGATGCAGGAATGAATGATATGATGAGGCCTGCAATTTATGAGGCATATCATGAAATTACACCCTGCACCATAAGGGATGAAAAAGAAGTTGTAAATATTGCAGGAGGATTATGTGAAAGCTCCGATGTATTTGGTAAAGAAAGGGAGCTCCCTAAAATAGAAGTAAAAGACACAATTGCAATATTGGATGTTGGGGCATATGGTATAAGTATGGCCAACAATTACAACGCAAGAGGAATTTCTAAAATGATTTTAACAAGTGAAGATGGGGCGTATACAATAAGAGAAAGAGAAACCTATGCAGATTTACTTTCTAAAGACATTATTCCTCCTAAGTATTTGTAA